CCGCCCTCGGAACCGACAGTCCGGCCGAGTTCCCCTACCAGGCCCGGCTCCTGCGGGCGATCACCAGCCGCTACAGCAGTCACGACTTCATCGGTAACCCCAATGTCCTGACCTGGCTGCTCGGCCGACGGCCGACGACGTTCGAGGAGTTCACCCGGACGGAGTTCGCCGCCTTCACGGGTTGAGGGCGGTGCACCGGGCGGCCGGCCGTCGTCCCGTCGGGACGTTGGCAGGGACGACAGGAGGTTCGCCGGGACGATGCGAGGAGAACCACCGGGCGGGCACGGTCGCGCCTGCCGCGGATCGGGGGCCGGCGCGACCGCTGGTGCCGCGCCGGCCCCCGGCCGGACTCAGCGCAGGTTTCAGCGCAGGTTGAGGTTGAAGGTGAGGGCCGGTGCGGCGTTCTGCACGAGGGCCCGTGCCTGAGCGGGCCACCACTCACCGGCGGCCGGGTCCACGATGCCGTACTCGGGATCGACGGTGCCGCCGGGGATACTGCGGTTGCACTGGCCGTCGGACTGGCCGACGGTCTTGATCCAGAGGTAGGCGTCCACCAGGGGGACGCCGGTGTCGGCCGTGGGCCGGGCGCCGATGCCGCGGCCGGGTGCGTTGCACCAGGTCTGCGGGTCGCCGGTGTACTTGTCCTTGGGCGGGGTCCACGCGCCGCGGCCGTTGCGGCCGGTGTCGACGACGAAGTGGGTGAGCTGTTCGGCGGGCGCGGTCCCGACGTTCTGCTGGAACCACAGGTCGGTCCAGTGCCAGGTGTTGACATCGTCCGGGTCTACCGCGTTGCCGGGCTGCCCGTCGTTCGGCGCGACGGGGGAGTAGTACTGGTCCGCGCACCAGTCGGCGTGTCCCTCCGCCCAGGCCGGGCCCTTGGTCGCGAACCAGAGACAGTTGGAGACCCAGGTGCCGTAGCGGGTGTTCTGTTCGGTGGTCAGGTTGTTGGAGACGTTGAGCGACAGCCCCTGGGTGCGGGCCACTCCGGCCTGCAGCAGGCGCTGGGCGATGGTGCCGACGCTCCTCCAGTGGCTGTTGCCCGCGTCCAGGTAGACGGAGGTGCCCGGCTGCGTCTCCAGGGCGTCGACGGCCGCGTTGAGGTCGGCGAGGCGACCGGCGGTGAGGGCGCCGGTGGGATCGGAGTCCGGGCCGCAGTCGGAGGGCAGGTTGGCGAGCCCGTCCGGTTCCAGCACGACGACGGCTCTGCCCTTGCCGATGCCCCCGGCGAAGGCCTTGATCCAGGCCTGGTACTCGGCGTCGGACTGCGCGCCGCCGGCCGAGTACAGCGAGCAGTCGCGCAGCGGGATGTTGTAGGCCACGAGCACCGGTACGGTCCCGGCGCGTCCGGCGTCCCGCATCAGCTTCTCCACCCGGTTCCGCACCTCGGCGGGGGTTCCGCCGGTGAACCAGGTGGCCTCCGGCCAGCTCGCCAGCTTGGCCATCGTGGCGGCGCCGGCCAGGTCGTGGCCCTTCAGGTCGGTCAGGGCCTGGCGGGCGGCGTCGCTGGCGGGGTCGATGTAGAACCGGGTGCCGGCGGGCAGGGTGTGGCCGACGGCGGTCGCGGTCGGTGCGGGTGCGGCCGTCGCGGGGGCGGCGAGGCCGAGTACCAGCGCGACGGCGGCGGCGGGAAGCACGGTTCTGGGAAGGCGGCGTGTCATCGGGTTCCTCGGGCTTCGGGAGGTGGTGGCGGGTGGCCCGGCGCGCCAGACTTCGGGTCGGCGCGCCGGGCCGGGTGGGAGGGGGACGGGCGGGGCGGGGCGGGCGGCTGGGGCCCCGGGCGGGCTCAGTAGCCGTAGATCATCTTGTAGGCGACCTCGGGGAGGAACTGGCCGGCTGCCGAGCCCGCTCCGACGCCGCAGTTGCCGTCGGACTCGCCCGGAGTCTTGATCCACAGCAGCATCTCGGCGCCGCCGCCGAGCTGGGTCGGAGTGCCGGTCTTCCGGCCGGCGGGGTTGCACCAGGCGCCGTTCGAGCCGTTGCCGTTGCGGCTGGTGTCGACGGCGAAGGGCTTGGTGTAGCCGTAGGAGGACTTGAGGGTCGAGTTGACCGAGTCGGCGTAGGCGGTGTTCTGGGCGGTGGTGTAGAAGTTGGAGACGTTCAGCGAGAAGCCGTGGGTGCGGCTGAGGCCTGCGGCGTTCAGATGCTGGGCCATCGTGGACGAGCTGATCCAGCCGGGGTTTCCGGCGTCGAGGTACACCCAGGTGTTGGGGGCCTTGGTGTTGAACTGGGTGATGGCGTTGTTGAGCAGGGCGTTGCGGCTGGAGATCTGGGCGGACGTCATGCAGCTCTGGTCGCCGAGCGCGTCGGGTTCCAGGACGACGACGGCGGGGCGGCTGCCGATGCCGCTCGCGAAGGCCGCGATCCAGGTGTCGTAGGCGGCGGCGGATCCCGCGCCGCCGGCGGACTGGCCGCCGCAGATGTCGCGGTCAGGGATGTTGTAGGCGACCAGGACGGGCAGCTTGCCCGAGGCCTGGGCCGCGCCGACGTAGGCACCGGTGGCGGTGCCGATGGTGCCGCTCCAGTTGCCGAACCAGCGCGCCATCGGGACGGCGGCGATGGAGGCCTTGATCGCGGCGGCGCGCCCGTCGGCCGGGTTGGCGGCCGCCCACGTGGCGGCGCTGGAGTTGGGGTCGACGTAGAAGCCGTTGGTGCTGGACACCGGGTCCGCGTGGGCGGCGGTGGGGGCCGCGAGCGCCAGCGGGAGGGCGAGCAGGACCGCTGCGGTCCGGCGGGAGTATCTGCGCATGGTGGAACCTCTTCTCGGGTGGGGGCGCCGGACGGCCGGATGGGGACGGCGGTGCGGCGCGGAGCGAGGTGCACGACGGCGGGGCGGGCGCGGCGTCGCGGTCGGGTTTCAGCCCCAGGGGGCTGACTGCCGAAGCGTTGCCGGGGTCCGTACGACGGTGACTGGAAGCGCCATTGTGGAAGCGCTTCCAGTCTGCGTCGCAGCCACCCGTCGCTGCGGGACCATCGTGGATCCCTTCTCGGAACTGTGTCAAGAGTACTTCCGCAACGTGCCTTCACGTGGGTGCCGAAGCTGTGTACGGTTCCATACCGGAAGCGCTTCCGGTCGGTGATCGATCGAACCCGTCCGGGGAGCTACCCTCCAGAGGTACCGAGATCGGGGAGAAGAGCCGTGACAGACGAATCGACGCGCCGACGGCCGACCCTGGACGAGGTGGCCGAGCGCGCGGGCGTCTCCCGCACCGCCGCGTCCAGGGTGATCAACAACGCACCCCACGTCAGTCGCGACAAACGCGAGGCCGTCCAACGCGCGATCAGGGAACTGGGCTACGTACCCAACCCCACCGCCCGGGCCCTGGCGACCCAGCAGGCGGGAGCGGTGGCACTCATCGTCTCCGGGGACGACCCCGCGGTCTTCGCCGACCCGTTCTTCGGCCAGGTCGTCGCAGGCGCCACCACCGTCCTGGAGGAGACCGACCTCAACCTGATGCTCTGTCTGGCCACCTCCACCCGCGGCCAGTTGCGCGTACAGCACCTGCTTCGCACCCGCGCCGTCGACGGCGTCATGCTGATGGCGCTGCGCGAGGATGACCCCCTCACCCGCCTCGCCCTCGACGCGGACATCCCCGCCGTCTTCGGCGGCCGGCCCCTGGGGCAGGAGGTGCCGTCCTTCGTTGACGTCGACAACGTCGGCGGCGCCCGGGCCGCGACCGAGCACCTGATCTCACTCGGCCGCACCCGCATCGCGATGATCACCGGCCCGCTGGACACCGACGTCAGCCGCGCCCGCCACCGCGGCTACCGCGAGGCCCTCACCCTGGCCGGGCTCACCCCCCACGGCGAGGAACCCGGCGACTTCACCGAGCTCGGCGGGATCACCGCCATGGACTCACTGCTGGCCCGGCACCCCGACACGGACGCCGTCTTCGCCGCCAACGACAACATGGCGGCGGGCGCGCTGCGGGCGCTCCGCCGCGTAGGCCGCGCGGTACCGGGCGGCATCGCGGTCGTCGGATTCGACGACCTGCCGGTCGCCGAGGTGTCCGACCCGCCGCTCACGACGATCCACCAGCCCATCCAGGCCCTCGGCCGGGAGATGACACGGATGCTCCTCGCGCTCATCGCGGGCGGGGCCCCCAGCCCGCTGATCCTGCCCACCCGGCTCGTCCGGCGCGAATCCGCCTAGGAGCTGTTCGGTCGCTCCGGGCAACGCCGTGTGACATCCGTGAATCTGGTTTTCGAAGGTCTCGCGGAGTGAGGCAAAAGGGCGGCATGGACAACGCCGTACTTGAACAGAGGCTGGACGAGACCTTCGATCACGCTGTCGTGCACCACGGATACGCCAACTACATGCGTGACTACGAGGTCATCGTCCATGCAACGGCTGATCCCCGCACCAACATCATGCCGTCCTACCTGCGGTACCTCTTCAGGCACTGCGTTGAGGCGCGGTGTGAGACGTCAGTGCCGGCGGAGACCTGGCGGATCTCTCTGGACGACCGGCTCATCGACTACGAAACGGGCGTCGACCTCGACGGATACGTCTGGGGTGTGAAGTGGCACTGCCTGTACCCAGGAGCCACGCTTCTCCCTGAGTCGGAGGCGGCCCGGCGCTGGTCCGAGAGCCTCGGGATCGACTTCCATGAGGTACGCATGGAGACCAACGCGCACAACCTGACCCTGCTCTTCTCCGACCTTCAGGTGCGCGAGATGCAGGTTGGATATGCACCGTTCGTCGCGGAGTAGCTGTCCGTGGCGTTAACGGTTTGGTACGGATCAGGCACGAATTTCGATAAGTCGCTCGAGAGGCCGGCACCGTCTGCGGCCGGTCCGACAGGACGAATAGTCAAGAGTTGTGGGTGAGTTGGCCTGCCGATCAGGGTTTGAGGCTGGCCTTGGCGGTGTTGCGGATCCGTTTGGTGCGGCCACGCTCAGCGAGAAGCTCAGTGGCCTCGGTGCTCGACATGGAGGCGGCCTTGCGCTGGAGCCAGTCGGATGACTCAAGCAAGGCGTCCGGGCGCCAGGGCTGCCTGAGCGTGATGGCGCGGAAGAGGGACAATTCCTGCAGGCGCCGGGTCAGGAACGGATGGCGGACCGTGGCCCGGGCCATCGAGGCGGCCCATGGTTCGTAGGCGGGTTCGGGGTGGAGGTCGGCGGCTCGGCGGTCGAAATGGCGGATGACGGCTGACTGGGCCATCGCCTGGTCCGAATCGGTGAGGACCTCGCTGACCAGGTCGGACTCGTCGGAGTCGGTGACCTGCTCCAGCGCGCTGAGGTAGGCCCGGAAGCGGAGGTGCTCGGCCGGCTCGTCCTGCGGGACATCCTGAAGGTTCATGCGGCCAGCTCCTGCCGCTCGACCAGGACGCCGCTCTCGAACCGGGCGCCGGCGCGGACCAAGGGGACCAGATGGGCGCCGGTGATCGCGCGCCAGCGGGCCTGGGCGGACTCGACAAGCTTGAAGACCATCGCGAGGGCCGCGGCCGGGCTGCCGGCGCCGCGGGTGACCTTGGTGCGGAGCTTGACCGTGGAGAACGTCGACTCGATCGGGTTGGTGGTCCGCAGGTGGATCCAGTGCTCGGCCGGGAAGTCGTAGAACGCCAGCAGTTCCTCGGCGTCGTCGGTGATCTTCGTGACGGCCTTGGGCCACTTCGTACCGTAGGTCTTGGCGAACGCCTCGATCGCCTGCTCGGCGTGAGTCCGGTCCTCCGCGTTGTAGATCTCCTGCATCGCCTTGGTCGCGCCCGGCTGGGCGGACTTCGGCAAGGCGTTGGTGACGTTGCGGGCTTTGTGAACCCAGCACCTTTGATGCCGGGCGGCCGGGAACACCTCGGCCAGGGCCTTCCACAGGCCCATCGCGCCGTCGCCGACCACGAGTTCGGGGTCGCGCATGCCGAGTCGGCGGCAGTCGCGCAGCAGGTCGGCCCACGACTCGGTGGACTCCCGTAGCCCTTCGGCGATCGCGGTCAGCTCTTTGGAGCCGTCCAACCGGACTCCGAGCAGGACCAGGACACACGAGTGGGCCTGGCCGAGCCGGACCTTCGGGTGCACGCCGTCGGCCCACACGTAGACGAAGTCGCGATCCGACAGGTCGCGGTCCTGGAAGGCGGCGTGGTCGCCCTGCCACGGCCTGGTCAGCCGGGTCACGGCCGCGACCGACAGCCCGGCGGTGCCGCCGAGGAACTGCTCCAGCGCGGGCACGAAGAAGTCCCCGGACGACAGTCCGTGCAGGTAGAGCAGCGGCAGCACCTCGGAGACCTTCGGCGACTTGCGGCACCACGGCGGCAGGATCTTCGAGGAGAACCGCTGCCGTTCACCAGTGGCCTCGTCGACACGTCGGTCGTTCACCCGCGGGGCCTTCACCTCGACCGGGCCGGCCGCGGTGACCACGGTGCGGGGCCGATGGTGGCCGTTGCGGACCACCGGACGCCGGCCGACCTCGTCGGTCTCGGCCGCCAACTCGGCCATGTACTGGTTGCCTTCTGTTTCCAGGGCGGCGGCGAGCATGAGGCGGGCGCCCTCGCGCACGATCTCGTCGATCAGGGAGCCGAACTGGGTGGAGCCGTCGTCGGTGACTACGCTGAGCATGGGCGTGCCTTCCCGACCCGCGCTGCAACGCGGGCCTACTCGGAGGCCATCAAAGGATCATTCGGGAAGGTACGCCCTCCGCGTGCCCTTCCGAAACCGATCCACAAGTCCTGAGCATTGCTCGTCCGACAGTTGCTCCGACGGCTGTGCCGGGACTCGCGGTGAGAGAGAATGCGCTGAATGACGACTTGAAGAGCAACAGCCGGACGGCAGCACTGGCGCAAGGTCGGGAGCGGCTGGTCCGTGCCCGGTGGTGAGCATCGGATCTGCGCTGCCTGCGGAACGCCGGTCCAGTCGTACCAGTACCGCCTTCATCCACCCCCCTTCCCCCTGAACAACGGGAGGGGCTTCTACGTTCGGAAACACGGCTGGTCGAGTTCCTGGACCGTCAGACCCGAGAAGGCAGAGGTCAGCCTTCATCGGGCAGGCATTCGTGAAAGCCGATCAACGTGTTCCTCACACGCGACCAGCATCCACCTAGAAGTGACGGAGTATCACCTCGCGCACAGAGGCACGATCGACTTCACGAAATCCGTACCTGAACCTTTGGTACGGCCTCACTTTTCCGGTCGGACCTGGCCCCGGCTTGTGCGACGGGCCCTTGTGTTCCGGCCCGGAGCGGCCCCGCTTCCGGTCTGCAGTGGCACCGCTTTGAAGCGGGCGGTGTCAGTCGTTGCTGGGCGTCATGTCGTATTCGCCGACATCCAGATCTGCGCCGGTTGCGGCGAGGAAGTCCATCACTGCGCGGTCCAGGTGCCAGCCGAAGAGGTTCGTGTCGTCCGGCGAGCCGGAGGGCTGCGCATCATGCCGGTTGAAGTAGCGGTGGACCTGCAGAATCGCACCCCCGGGGCCCTCCTCGGCTGCGAGACGGGTTGTCAGATTGGTGAGCGCCTCCATGCAGGGCCGGAGCCGGCCGAGGACCTGGTCGATCTGCTCATCGTCTGGCAGGCCGGGCTCGCAGCAGACAACCTTCCAGCAGTGACAGAACGGGATGAGGTGAGGTGGTCAGACTCCCCCGCACCGTGACCTCGTCCGGTTCTACGCCAAGCAGCTGGGTGATCTCGTCGGCAGTGGTGCCCACGCTGGAGACTGCAAAGTAGACGAACTGAGTCAACGACACCCGCAAAGAGTACCGACGCAGCCTCAAGGCACCTCGGGGCTGTCCGGTCGGTCATGTGACTATCACCGGTCTTAGTCGTTGGTCCGGTCATGGGGCGGGGTGATCTGACGGAGGCGGAGTGGGAACGGCTGCGGCCGTTCCTGCCGGTCAGCAACAGGCGGTGGCCGGTGCCGGGACCACCGGCAGGTGATCGACGGGATCCTTCACCGGGTACGGACCGGCGTGCACCGGCGTGACCTGCCCGAGCGGTTCGGGCCGGGGAAGACGGTCTGCGAACGCCACCGGCTGTGGTCGGCCGACGGGACGTGGGAGCGGCACCTCGGCACCGTCACCGCGGCTGCCCTCGTCGGCTGGCTCCGCACATGATCGACCGGACAGCTCCTGGACGATCGATCCGGCTGTGATCCGGTTCGTACGGCTTCGCTCCTGCGGCGGTCGTAGGGGCCGCGCTCCGGTGGCCGCGAGGTCGGGCTCGCAGGCGCGGGCGCGGCAGTTCATGGCGGTGGCCCGGATCCGGCCCGGTCGCTGCCGGGTCGGATCCGGGCCACCATCGCGCCGGCGAGCAGGTCGAACAGGGGGCATCGACCGACGGTGAGGGTCCGGGTCCGGGCCCGGAGCTTCTCAGGCGCGGGCCGCCGCCGCTGCGGTGATCCAGTTCCTGAACTCGATGGCGAAGTGCCGGAGGTGGTGCTCCAGGACGTCGTCCGGGCAGGAGGTGGGCATGTAGACCGACAGGCTGGAGGTGAAGCCGTCCGCGGTGTCACCGAACTGGATCAGCACCCGCCCGATGATCGTGCCGTCCGCGAGGAAGAGGTTCGTGGCCTGCTTGTGCGGGAACTCCGCCTCGGGGAGGCGTTCCGCCGCGTCCTCGGCCCAGGTCATCGCCTCGGCGCCCCAGCTGCCCAGGTAGAAGGAGGCGATGTGGGGGCCGATGTTCTCCACCACGTGGACCGATCCGTCCTCCTGGTCGGTGATCGAGTAGTGCTCCGGGTGCGCCGCGAGGAGAACGCTCTCGTCGCTGAAGGCCTTGCCCATCCAGCCCAGGAATTCGCCCGAGGTGAGGCCCTGCGTGGCGAGCACCGTCGTCCGTCCGGTGAAGCTGCCGTCGGAGGTGCGGGCGCTCTCCCGCAGGGCGGCGTTGCCTTCCTCGATGTCCGCGGCCAGGAGGTCGAGCAGGCCCTGACGTCCCAGTCGCTCCCTGAATCGGGCCACGGCCCGGCGGGCGTAGAAGAGTTCGAAGTCGTCGATGCTGCCGGTGCCGGAAGGTCCGGACACCAACGCCACGGTCACGGGCAGTGCGGTCTCGTTCACGGTCATCCCGGCTCTCCCTAAAATGCGAACGCGAATTTACATTATCGATAGTAGGCGGGCCCGTGCATTGCTTGTCAAGGGCATCCGCGGGGGCCGCCACCGTTACCATGCGGAACATGACTGCTGAGCCGAACCATCGGGCGCACTACCGGGAACCCCGGCAGGCCCGCAGCGCCGAGACCCTGGCTCGCGTCCTCCAGGCGGCCGAGGAAATCGTCTCCTCGGCCGGCCTGGAGGAGATGACGATCACCGGCGTCGCGGCCCGCGCCGGCGTGTCCGTCGGCTCGATCTACCGCCGCTTCGAAGGCAAGGACCAATTGGTCGCCGCCCTGACGGAGCGGATGCTGGAACGCCGCGAGCAGTACGTGGCCGAGCGGCTGCGCCAGGCCGAGCCCTCGCTCTCCGGCGTCCTGGACGCCTACGCGCAGGCACTGCTGCAGTCCTTCGCCGACAGCAGCAGTCTCTTTCCCGAGCTGCTGCGGGCACGGGGAACCGATGCGCCGGACCGCGGTGCCCGCACCATCACCGAGATCCAGCGCTACCTGGTCGAAGCGGCGACCCCCTGTGCGGGCGAGATCCGGCGATCCGACCCGCAGGCGGCACTGGACACGGTGGCCCGTGCCGTCCTCGGCGCCTGCTTCCACACCTCCGTCCACCCCGACCGCCCCGTCGGCGAGGTGGCCCTGCGCCGGTACGCGGACGAACTCAGCGACATGGCGACCGCCTACCTCCGCACTCCCGACCGCAGCCCCGCCGCTCACTCCTGAACTGCCGACGGGGCCGGACGCCGGCGCCCCGGCCCCAGGGGGCAGCCGCGTTCCGGGGGCGCCGGAGGACCTCAGACGGTCTTGTCCGGTGCGGCCGGCGCGAAGCGGTCCAGGGTGGTGATCCCCGCGACCTTGTGCGGCTGGGCCCCGGCCATCAGCCGCCCGTAGTTCTCGGAGAGGGCCTCGAGGTTGAGGGCGCCGTGCAAGGTGATGACGCGCGCGTCACGCCAGGCCCGCTGGATGGGTTCGCTCTGCATGATCGCGGTCGAGCCGGAGTTGCGCTGGAGCAACTCGATCGCCTCCGCGCACCACTTGGCCGCGTAGGCCGTCTCGACGAGGACCCGGCCGCTGAACATCTGCATGTACGCCGGATCGGCCGGGGTGCCGGCGGCGGCGAGCGCACCGAGGCGATCGGTCTCCTCGGCGTTGGCCCGGGTCATCAGTGTGGCCGACTGGATCTTCGAGTGGACCTCGGCGAGCAGCAGGTGGGTGAGGGGAGCCTCCAGCTGGTTCTTGTAGGTGGTGCCGCGGACGGGCCGGCCGGCGGAGCGCTCCAGGAACCGCTCCAGGGCGCCCTGGGCGAGGCCGATCGACATCCCCGCCATGGTGCTGAACGCCCAGCCGAGCGAGGGCACCTTCCAGAGATCGCCCTTGAGGCCGTTGTCGAGGCTCCCGTCGACGATGTGGCGGAAGTCGACGCCGCGGTGCTCCGGGACGAAGAGCTCGTCGCCGGCGAGGGTGATGGAGACGCTGCCGGTGGCGCACATGCCGGCGACCTGCCAGTCGTCGAGGAACCGGAGTTCGTCCCGCGGAACCTGCAGGGCCACCAGGTAGGGGCCCTCGCCGTCGTCGGCGAGGCAGCCGAGGTTCGTGAACGGCGCCCAGAGCGCGTCGCTCCCGAAGGTCCAGGGTCCACCCGAGACGACCCAGCCCCCCTCGACCCGCTTCGCGCGCCCTCGGGAGGCCGGGAAGTGGCTCGAACCGGCGACCCGCGGCCCGACCCATGCGGGGCCGTAGACCTCCTCGACCACGCGAGCGCCCGAACCGGCGGGAATCCAGTTCGTCGAGGCTCCCGCCCAGACGCTCCACCCGCAGGAGCCGTCCCACTTGGACACCTCGGCGATGACGTCCAGCTGCTCCCGGACGGTCAGCTCGTAGCCGCCGAACTCGGCGGGGCTGCCGATGTCGAAGACGCCGGTGGCGTGCAGGTCGGCGATGGTCTCGTCCGAATGGCGGCCCGCGCGTTCCGCGTCCGCCGCGCGCTCCCGCAGGGTGGGCCCGAGTGCGCGCACCTTTTCGAGAATCGTTGTCAGCCTGTCGGACGTGTCGTGGGTCGAAGCCATCGTCGTTGTCTCCTGTAAGGGTGTTCGTGCAGATCGAGGGTTGCTCCGGTCCGGGCCGGGAACTCCTCGGCGGTACTGTCGCCGACCGGACGTCGCCGACCGGACGTCGTCGCCGACGCGACTCGGGCGACCGAGCCGACGGCCGGAAGTCCGGAGCCACCGCCGGGCCGGTGAACAATGTCCGCACGGTCGTGGTATTCGATTCTGGCTGGACGGCGAGTCGAATGCTCGCAGCGGCTTTCGTCGGCGGCCGGCGCAGCTCGCAGGTGATTCCGCCGAACGTGGCGTCGACGTACCTGCCGCACGGATCCCGGGCGAGGGGCGCGGGTCGGACGGCGGCTGTGCGGCCCGGGTCCGCGCAGCACCGTTCGGCGTGCGCGCTCTCGGGTGGCCGTGCCGCGAGCGGCAGCCCGCCGGCCCGGCGGAAACGAATGCCGTGATGGGTACGCTAAGAGGGCGTACCGCAAAGTGTCAACATTTCTGCCGCGTTTCGCTGGGATCGACTCGCCGTGAACCCGGGGCATCCGAGGCCGGCCTGCCCGGCGGCCGGCCCTGGGTGCCCGAGGTAGGCGATCATTCTGCGTGGTGGGGGCGCCAGGAGTCCCCCGGCTCGGGAGTGCGGCAGGCGGCTGTCGCAGGCCCTCCGTGGCGGCGCCGGGGCGGCGAGCACGGCGAAGAGTGTTGACAGTCTTTCGGTAGCTCCTGATGATGGTGCCCATGTCCGCCACCTCCGTCGGCCCCGTGCCGTCGCTGGTCATGGTGGGAGCCGAGCCGGGCGCCGCCCTGCAGGACCGAGCGAAGGCAGTGCCGTCGCCGCTGGCCGGCCCCTGACCGGGGCCGCATGCGAGCCGCGACGTGCCGCCGCAGCTACCGGCCCGGAGTCGGGGAGCGTGCCTCCTCGACAGGCCGGCGCGGCGCTCGGCCGCGCTTCCCGCGCGACACTTCCGCCGCCGGCATCGAGCCAATTCTCCGATGCGAATTCGGCGTGGTAAACGAAGACAGACAAGGCTGCGATCGGGTATTCCCGCCCGTTGGCAGCTTCAGGAACAAGGAGAGCCGGCATGGTCGAGCACGACAAGGCAGCGATTATCGAGGCCCTGAATCTTTACGGTCTGGCGCTGGACGCGCACCAGTGGGACCTGTTCGACCGGGTTTTCGCCGAGGACGTGACGGCGGAATTCGGCCCGGCCGGGGCCGCCTGGAAGGGTCTCGCCGAATTCAAGCGCTCTTTCGCCGAGTTCCACGACAGTCTCGACAGGCACCAGCACACGATGATGGGCCACGTGGTGCACGTCGACGGCGACAAGGCCTACGCGTTCAGCTACGGCAACTGGCTGCTCGTGCGCGAGTCCGCCGAGGGCGGCCCGTCCTGGGAGGGGACGGGCTGGTACGACGACGAGCTCGTCCGGACCGAGCAGGGCTGGCGCATCAAGCACCGTGTCTGCCGGCTGATGGCCTGGACCGGCAACCCGCTGGTCCCCGAGCCGAACGCCGAGCACCACCCCGACATGGAGACGAACGTGCTGCGACGGCACGCCGAGGACGGGAAGATCGCGTTCCTGAAGGCGATCCAGGCGAAGTAGGCGCGGATCCGCTCCGAGCCCGGCGGACACGGCAGGAGAGTTGATCAGGGCCGAGGCGCCGGACCGGGCGCGAGCCGGCGCGTGGTCATGTCGATCACGCCGCGGCGAGGTCACGCAGGCGCTCGGCCGGGGTCTCCCGGCCGGGCGTTTTGCGTGGGCCGCCCCGGAGCTCTGTGGCGACGGCGACGCGGTGGTGACGGCAACTCTGTGGTGGCGGCGGCGACGCGGCGGTGACGGCAACTCTGTGGTGGCGACGGCGACGCGGCGGTGACGGCGACTTCGCGGTGACGGCGACGCGGCGGTGACGGCAACGAGGTGTCGCCGTCCGAACGGCTTCCGGGCCGGATCGATCTCAGGGCTGGAGCGTCTGTTCGGCCCAGATGGTCTTGCCGCTGAGCCCGTACCGGCTGCCCCAGCGGGTGGAGAGCTGGGCCACCAGGAACAGACCGCGGCCGCCCTCGTCGGTGGTGAGGGCACGGCGCAGCCGGGGCTGGGTGTTGCTGGGGTCGCTCACTTCGCAGATGAGCGTGGTGTCGTGGATGAGTCGAAGTCCGACCGGCCCGCCGGCGTAGCGGATGGCGTTGGTGACGAGCTCGCTGACGATCAGTTCGGTGGCGAAGCCCAGCTCGTCCAGCTTCCACTCGGCGAGTTTCCCGGCGACGGCGAGCCGGGCGTCCGCGACGGCCGCCGGGTCGGCCGGGAACTCCCAGTGTGCGACCGCGTCGGCAGGCAGGGCATGGGTGCGCGCGAGCAGCAGGACGGTGTCGTCACGGGCCGGCAGGTGCGCGCCCTGGGCGACGAGGGACCCGCCCACCGAGTTCAGGGTGCGACCGGCGCCGCCGAG
The sequence above is a segment of the Kitasatospora sp. NBC_00240 genome. Coding sequences within it:
- a CDS encoding LacI family DNA-binding transcriptional regulator, with product MTDESTRRRPTLDEVAERAGVSRTAASRVINNAPHVSRDKREAVQRAIRELGYVPNPTARALATQQAGAVALIVSGDDPAVFADPFFGQVVAGATTVLEETDLNLMLCLATSTRGQLRVQHLLRTRAVDGVMLMALREDDPLTRLALDADIPAVFGGRPLGQEVPSFVDVDNVGGARAATEHLISLGRTRIAMITGPLDTDVSRARHRGYREALTLAGLTPHGEEPGDFTELGGITAMDSLLARHPDTDAVFAANDNMAAGALRALRRVGRAVPGGIAVVGFDDLPVAEVSDPPLTTIHQPIQALGREMTRMLLALIAGGAPSPLILPTRLVRRESA
- a CDS encoding IS256 family transposase is translated as MLSVVTDDGSTQFGSLIDEIVREGARLMLAAALETEGNQYMAELAAETDEVGRRPVVRNGHHRPRTVVTAAGPVEVKAPRVNDRRVDEATGERQRFSSKILPPWCRKSPKVSEVLPLLYLHGLSSGDFFVPALEQFLGGTAGLSVAAVTRLTRPWQGDHAAFQDRDLSDRDFVYVWADGVHPKVRLGQAHSCVLVLLGVRLDGSKELTAIAEGLRESTESWADLLRDCRRLGMRDPELVVGDGAMGLWKALAEVFPAARHQRCWVHKARNVTNALPKSAQPGATKAMQEIYNAEDRTHAEQAIEAFAKTYGTKWPKAVTKITDDAEELLAFYDFPAEHWIHLRTTNPIESTFSTVKLRTKVTRGAGSPAAALAMVFKLVESAQARWRAITGAHLVPLVRAGARFESGVLVERQELAA
- a CDS encoding glycoside hydrolase family 6 protein, which codes for MRRYSRRTAAVLLALPLALAAPTAAHADPVSSTNGFYVDPNSSAATWAAANPADGRAAAIKASIAAVPMARWFGNWSGTIGTATGAYVGAAQASGKLPVLVAYNIPDRDICGGQSAGGAGSAAAYDTWIAAFASGIGSRPAVVVLEPDALGDQSCMTSAQISSRNALLNNAITQFNTKAPNTWVYLDAGNPGWISSSTMAQHLNAAGLSRTHGFSLNVSNFYTTAQNTAYADSVNSTLKSSYGYTKPFAVDTSRNGNGSNGAWCNPAGRKTGTPTQLGGGAEMLLWIKTPGESDGNCGVGAGSAAGQFLPEVAYKMIYGY
- a CDS encoding DUF4279 domain-containing protein, with protein sequence MPFCHCWKVVCCEPGLPDDEQIDQVLGRLRPCMEALTNLTTRLAAEEGPGGAILQVHRYFNRHDAQPSGSPDDTNLFGWHLDRAVMDFLAATGADLDVGEYDMTPSND
- a CDS encoding TetR/AcrR family transcriptional regulator, coding for MTAEPNHRAHYREPRQARSAETLARVLQAAEEIVSSAGLEEMTITGVAARAGVSVGSIYRRFEGKDQLVAALTERMLERREQYVAERLRQAEPSLSGVLDAYAQALLQSFADSSSLFPELLRARGTDAPDRGARTITEIQRYLVEAATPCAGEIRRSDPQAALDTVARAVLGACFHTSVHPDRPVGEVALRRYADELSDMATAYLRTPDRSPAAHS
- a CDS encoding glycoside hydrolase family 6 protein; the protein is MTRRLPRTVLPAAAVALVLGLAAPATAAPAPTATAVGHTLPAGTRFYIDPASDAARQALTDLKGHDLAGAATMAKLASWPEATWFTGGTPAEVRNRVEKLMRDAGRAGTVPVLVAYNIPLRDCSLYSAGGAQSDAEYQAWIKAFAGGIGKGRAVVVLEPDGLANLPSDCGPDSDPTGALTAGRLADLNAAVDALETQPGTSVYLDAGNSHWRSVGTIAQRLLQAGVARTQGLSLNVSNNLTTEQNTRYGTWVSNCLWFATKGPAWAEGHADWCADQYYSPVAPNDGQPGNAVDPDDVNTWHWTDLWFQQNVGTAPAEQLTHFVVDTGRNGRGAWTPPKDKYTGDPQTWCNAPGRGIGARPTADTGVPLVDAYLWIKTVGQSDGQCNRSIPGGTVDPEYGIVDPAAGEWWPAQARALVQNAAPALTFNLNLR